AGCAAACTTTATTTCCAAAACTATAAAATCGAATTGCATAAAATTAGCTGTAATGCGATCGCTACTTTAGCAGCGATCGCATTACAGCTATAGCGCCTCTCGGATAAAAAAACCAATTATGGATAAAGCTACCTTTGCAGCAGGTTGCTTCTGGGGAGTGGAAGACACCTTCCGCCAAGTCAAAGGCGTCCTATCCACATCTGTCGGTTATACAGGCGGACACTGGCCCAATCCTTGCTATCTGGACGTATGCGCTAGGGTAACAGGTCATGCAGAAGCGGTACAGATTGAATATGACCCAGCCCAGGTAAGTTACGAACAACTGCTAGAAGTATTTTGGAATTGTCACGACCCCACCCAACTCAACCGACAAGGCCCCGATAGGGGAGAACAGTACAGGTCAGTTATTTTCTTTCATACTCCAGACCAGGAACGGCTTGCTAAAGTTTCCCAAGAAAAATTGCAAATATCTTCCAAATATGATCAAGAAATCGTGACCCAAATCCAACCTGCTGGTGAATTTTATTTAGCAGAAGAGTACCATCAGCAATATTTGGAAAAAAAGCGACGCAAGTTAAGTAATTTAGAGGCGTTTAACGGGAACTCTGAGAACAAGACTTTATGAAATAACCAGTTAAGTTACTCATTCCCTTCCAATTATAAACTTATGAAAGTTCTGCACCAATCCGCTTCAGTTAAAGATGCCTTCCAAAACCAGGTAAATCAGAAGAAAGCTACTAACCGCCAAGCTACTCAGGAATCATTAGGAGGTGGCTTTTTTGGTGTCATTGGTGCAGCGATGTTTGACTTTAAGCAGGTGAAAAATCAATTTAAAGGCAGCGTGGGAGAGTGGGGAATTTCGCTGCTATTGAAGTCTTTACCGGACACCTGGGTAATGTTTAACAATGCAAAAGTGTATCGGAAATTGGGCGATCGCATCAACGCCTTCCAACCCCTTGTTGGTGACTTACATTGCTTTTTTTCACCCATCTAACTCACGTTAAATGAGAGGAGGGAGAGACAATACTCTCCTCCGATTTAACCCAGTAAACGTGCTTAAATTGCGATCGATCTAGAGTCAAGGCTGTGTTCGCCTAAATTAGAAGTAGGGTTTGTATTGCTAGGATGATGCTGATTGTGCTGACTCCCAGTAGGCTTGTTATTATTGCCCATCATCGACTGGCACTTCTCCATCATTTGAGACATTTCACCCATCATTTGTTGGTGGTCAGGCATTCCAGTGGTAGAGTGAGCAGGTGGGGTCGGAGTTGACGTTTTGTTTTGGGCAAACAAAGGGCTGACCGTTATTGCTAGAGTTACTAAACTCCCGGCGGTAGCGCTAATTACAATTTGACTAAGCTTATTCATAAAAATGGAAACCTCCTAATCAACAATTACTCTTTTGGTTTCCTATTATTAGTCTGACATCTATTTATGAAATTAGCATGAAATTTAATTAAACAATATTTAGGTTTTTTTACTATGATATTTTACCAATTTAGTCCTTTATTGTAAAGTTTTATAACAAACAATTGACTCTCCATTAGGGGGAGAGTTTAGCTTGAATTTTAGGAACAAATTAATCATCAGCAAGCTAGTAGGCATACCGATCTGCATCTTGCCAAACAATAATTCTGTCAGTGTCTGCTGCTTGCCAAAGATTTGAGAAGTTACCGCTAAAATTTAAGATTCCATTGCCTCAATTGAGGTAATAAAAATGTTTAATTTCTCAGCGAGATTACAGATAAAGCGGTTGCTACCGATGCTATTAATCTCGTTATTAACTGTCCTAATTACGGTAGCTCCTTCCCTCGGTTTTGCTAGTAAATCAACAGAAGGAATACATATTTTCTTTAGTGGTGGTTGTGCAGATTGCTGGCCTTATACAGAAAATGTATTAGTGCCGACTTTGCGTTCGCACGGACTCTCCACTAAACCCGAAATTCACGACTATACAGTTCCTGGCGGTCGGAAATTCCTGCTAGAAGTTGCAGACTCCGTACAGCTACCACGTTCGATCGCAGACTCGCTGTATGCTTTTATCCCTACAAATAAAGGCACACTGGTCATTTTAGGTCACGTACCAGCCAACCTGATCGAAGCTGCCCTCACCTCACCCGACTTACCCCGCCGCTTAGTTATCTGGCAACCGAAAATGCACGGACAACCCACCGAATATCGCCTCTGGGCTTGGGTTGGTCAAGTGCAAACATTCCCGATCGATCTACCTTTCGCCGAAGCACTCCAACAAGCCAGACTGTCTGCTGGGCCATTACCAGTAGGAGAAGCTAACTTAGCAGCACTATTACCTGCTGTAATTGTGACTGGATTAATTGATAGTGTAAATCCCTGTGCTTTTGCAGTCATTCTATTGTTAGTTGCTTTTCTATTCACCCTCAGACAATCAAGAGAACGCATCCTCCAACTCGGTGGCGTTTATATTTTGATGATTTTCTTCGTTTACTTTGCCATTGGTTTAGGATTATTGCGTGCCGTTAGCTTTTCCGATAACCCTCACTTTGTTGCTAGTGTAGGTAGTTGGATATTAATCGCCCTTGGCATCCTTAACTTAATTGAATATCGCTGGCCTAACTTTCCCATCAAATTACATATGCCAGCAATAGCCCATCACAAAACTAATGAATTAATCAAAAAAGCAACCGTTCCTGCAACTGTATTGATGGGTATAATGGTTGGTTTATGTACATTCCCTTGTTCCGGCGGCATTTACGTTTCCATCATTACCTTACTCAATGCTAAAACAACAATAGCTTGGGGAATAGCGTACTTAGTACTCTACAACATCTTGTTCGTACTGCCATTA
The Leptolyngbyaceae cyanobacterium DNA segment above includes these coding regions:
- the msrA gene encoding peptide-methionine (S)-S-oxide reductase MsrA; this translates as MDKATFAAGCFWGVEDTFRQVKGVLSTSVGYTGGHWPNPCYLDVCARVTGHAEAVQIEYDPAQVSYEQLLEVFWNCHDPTQLNRQGPDRGEQYRSVIFFHTPDQERLAKVSQEKLQISSKYDQEIVTQIQPAGEFYLAEEYHQQYLEKKRRKLSNLEAFNGNSENKTL
- a CDS encoding cytochrome c biogenesis protein CcdA yields the protein MFNFSARLQIKRLLPMLLISLLTVLITVAPSLGFASKSTEGIHIFFSGGCADCWPYTENVLVPTLRSHGLSTKPEIHDYTVPGGRKFLLEVADSVQLPRSIADSLYAFIPTNKGTLVILGHVPANLIEAALTSPDLPRRLVIWQPKMHGQPTEYRLWAWVGQVQTFPIDLPFAEALQQARLSAGPLPVGEANLAALLPAVIVTGLIDSVNPCAFAVILLLVAFLFTLRQSRERILQLGGVYILMIFFVYFAIGLGLLRAVSFSDNPHFVASVGSWILIALGILNLIEYRWPNFPIKLHMPAIAHHKTNELIKKATVPATVLMGIMVGLCTFPCSGGIYVSIITLLNAKTTIAWGIAYLVLYNILFVLPLILILLAVGNRMTAKAWASWERQHALQIRLWYGIIMVALGIIMLNWMIV